Part of the Bacillus andreraoultii genome is shown below.
CACGTTTAATATAATCCTTTTCTTCTGTTGCATGGAACACAACAATATCAAATCTTTTTGGTTCCCCTACTTTATAAGACAATCTATTAACAATCATTCGATCACGGTCTTCCAAAGTGGGCATCATTGACTCTCCATCTACTATTATTGGGGTGAAAAGAAAATAACGTATCGCAGCTGCTAATAGAGCCGCAATGACAATGATTTTTATCCACTCCCATAGTTCACTTTTCTTTGCCATCATTAAAATCCTCGCTTCACTATATTAATTATAAAGATCTCTTTTTTATATATAATGTCGTCATTTAAACGACTTTCTATTATTTTACAAGAAATTAGAGATGTTAAGCAAACTTTGTCCGTTTTATGTATAAGTAAATTGTATAAGATTAAAAAAAGAGCTTGGCGCACAAGCTCTTTTTTTAACGTGTATGATTCGAATAAATCGAATCATTTATTTATTAGCGAATTTCTTTAATACGCGCTGCTTTACCACGTAAGTTACGTAAATAGTAAAGTTTTGCTCTTCTAACTTTACCGCGACGAACAACTTCAAGTTTAACAATTTTTGGTGAATGTACTGGGAAAGTACGTTCTACACCAACGCCGTATGAAATTTTACGAACAGTGAATGTTTCACTGATTCCGCCACCACGACGCTTAATTACAACACCTTCAAATAATTGCACACGTTCCCGGTTTCCTTCAACAACTTTAACATGAACACGTACAGTGTCACCAGGTCGGAATGCAGGAAGGTCTGTGCGAAGTTGTTCTTTTGTAATTTCATCGATAATACCTTGCATTCGATTCAACTCCTT
Proteins encoded:
- the rplS gene encoding 50S ribosomal protein L19, whose product is MQGIIDEITKEQLRTDLPAFRPGDTVRVHVKVVEGNRERVQLFEGVVIKRRGGGISETFTVRKISYGVGVERTFPVHSPKIVKLEVVRRGKVRRAKLYYLRNLRGKAARIKEIR